The proteins below are encoded in one region of Micromonospora sp. DSM 45708:
- a CDS encoding nicotinate-nucleotide--dimethylbenzimidazole phosphoribosyltransferase codes for MLESTVAAIRPLDESAMAAARELQGRLTKPAGSLGALEPLSVRLAGLAGTCPPPLPDPAAVAIFAGDHGVHAQGVTPWPQEVTAQMIGNFLAGGAVVNVFARQAGASVTVVDVGVATPLPIGPPADPAALSADPDGPPTTPAVLSAGLVATPADPAGPRLVAANVRAGTRDMTVTAALTRDEARAAVETGIRVAAELTDAGAAVLLTGDMGIGNTTPAAALVAVFTGVDAAAATGRGTGVDDETYARKVGVVRAALERHTPDPADPLGVLAAVGGLEHAALAGLILGAAARRVPVLLDGVIAVSAALAAAAFAPDAVGAMVAGHRSAEPGATAALRHLGLDPLIDLGLRLGEGTGALLALPVVTGAVRVLHEVATFDAAGVAEK; via the coding sequence ATGCTGGAGTCCACCGTCGCGGCGATCCGCCCGCTCGACGAGTCGGCCATGGCGGCGGCGCGCGAGCTCCAGGGCCGGCTGACCAAGCCCGCCGGCTCGCTCGGCGCCCTGGAGCCGCTCTCCGTACGCCTCGCCGGGCTGGCCGGGACCTGCCCGCCGCCGCTGCCCGACCCGGCCGCGGTGGCGATCTTCGCGGGCGACCACGGCGTGCACGCCCAGGGCGTGACCCCGTGGCCGCAGGAGGTCACCGCCCAGATGATCGGCAACTTCCTGGCCGGCGGCGCGGTGGTCAACGTGTTCGCCCGGCAGGCCGGCGCCTCGGTCACCGTGGTCGACGTCGGCGTGGCCACCCCGCTCCCGATCGGCCCGCCCGCCGACCCGGCCGCGCTCTCCGCCGACCCGGACGGCCCGCCCACCACCCCGGCGGTGCTCTCCGCCGGCCTCGTCGCGACGCCCGCCGACCCGGCCGGGCCGCGCCTGGTGGCGGCGAACGTGCGCGCCGGCACCCGGGACATGACGGTCACCGCGGCGCTCACCCGGGACGAGGCCCGGGCGGCGGTGGAGACCGGCATCCGGGTCGCCGCCGAGTTGACCGACGCCGGCGCCGCCGTCCTGCTCACCGGCGACATGGGCATCGGCAACACCACTCCGGCCGCCGCGCTGGTCGCCGTGTTCACCGGGGTGGACGCGGCGGCGGCGACCGGCCGGGGCACCGGCGTGGACGACGAGACGTACGCCCGCAAGGTCGGCGTGGTGCGGGCCGCGCTGGAGCGGCACACCCCCGACCCGGCCGACCCGCTGGGCGTCCTCGCGGCGGTCGGCGGGTTGGAGCACGCCGCGCTGGCCGGGCTGATCCTCGGCGCTGCCGCGCGTCGGGTGCCGGTGCTGCTCGACGGTGTGATCGCGGTCAGCGCCGCGCTGGCCGCCGCCGCGTTCGCGCCGGACGCGGTGGGCGCCATGGTCGCCGGGCACCGCAGCGCCGAGCCGGGCGCCACGGCGGCGTTGCGGCACCTCGGGCTCGACCCGCTGATCGACCTGGGGCTGCGGCTCGGCGAGGGCACCGGTGCCCTGCTCGCGTTGCCGGTCGTCACCGGCGCGGTCCGGGTGCTGCACGAGGTGGCCACGTTCGACGCGGCCGGGGTGGCCGAGAAGTGA
- the cobC gene encoding Rv2231c family pyridoxal phosphate-dependent protein CobC, whose translation MPVPPTAAAPAEPDLGHHGDAEATPGLRDLAVNVRHAPMPDWLADPITAALGELAAYPDPAPARAAVGHRHGRPPDEVLLTAGAAEGFVLIAHALRDARHPVVVHPQFTEPEAALRAAGHRVDRVLLDPADGFRLDPARVPADADLVMVGNPTNPTSVLHPAETLAALARPGRVLVVDEAFADTTVAPGVEGEPQSLAARRDLPGLVVVRSLTKTWGLAGLRIGYLLGDAGLLARFAAVQPLWAVSTPALAAATACATPVAVAAERAIAADLAADREHLVARLATLPGVRVAGRPASAFVLIHRPGAAALRERLREHGWAVRRGDTFPGLGPDWLRIAVRDRATTDAFIDTLARILEA comes from the coding sequence ATGCCCGTACCGCCGACCGCCGCCGCGCCCGCCGAACCCGACCTGGGACACCACGGTGACGCCGAAGCCACGCCCGGACTGAGGGACCTGGCGGTCAACGTGCGCCACGCCCCGATGCCCGACTGGCTGGCCGACCCGATCACCGCCGCGCTGGGTGAGCTGGCCGCGTACCCGGACCCGGCGCCCGCCCGCGCCGCCGTCGGTCACCGACACGGGCGACCCCCGGACGAGGTACTCCTCACCGCCGGCGCGGCCGAGGGTTTCGTGCTGATCGCCCACGCGCTGCGCGACGCCCGCCACCCGGTGGTGGTGCACCCGCAGTTCACCGAGCCGGAGGCCGCCCTGCGGGCCGCCGGTCACCGGGTGGACCGGGTGCTGCTCGACCCGGCCGACGGCTTCCGGCTCGACCCGGCCCGGGTGCCGGCCGACGCCGACCTCGTCATGGTCGGCAACCCCACCAACCCGACCTCGGTGCTGCACCCGGCGGAGACGCTCGCCGCGCTGGCGCGCCCCGGCCGGGTGCTGGTGGTCGACGAGGCGTTCGCCGACACCACCGTCGCGCCCGGCGTCGAGGGCGAGCCGCAATCCCTCGCCGCCCGCCGCGACCTGCCCGGCCTGGTGGTGGTCCGCAGCCTCACCAAGACCTGGGGGCTGGCCGGGCTGCGGATCGGCTACCTGCTCGGCGACGCCGGCCTGCTGGCCCGGTTCGCCGCCGTCCAGCCGCTCTGGGCGGTCTCCACCCCGGCGCTCGCCGCCGCCACCGCCTGCGCCACGCCGGTCGCCGTCGCGGCCGAACGCGCGATCGCCGCCGACCTCGCCGCCGACCGCGAGCACCTGGTGGCCCGCCTGGCCACCCTGCCCGGCGTACGCGTGGCGGGGCGCCCGGCCAGCGCCTTCGTCCTGATCCACCGGCCCGGCGCCGCCGCGCTGCGGGAGCGGCTGCGCGAGCACGGCTGGGCGGTACGCCGGGGCGACACGTTCCCCGGGCTCGGCCCGGACTGGCTCCGGATCGCGGTGCGCGACCGGGCCACCACCGACGCGTTCATCGACACGCTGGCACGGATCCTGGAGGCATGA
- the cobA gene encoding uroporphyrinogen-III C-methyltransferase, whose protein sequence is MSGPAREGSPSPYPLGLRLAGRRVVVVGGGAVATRRVPALLDAGADVLLVAPELTPALRAHADAGRLHWEPRRFAVGDLDGAWLVQVAVDDRAAAAAVSAAAAERRVFCVRADDRAAASAWTPAVTRHGPVTVAVLGGGDPHRAMAVRDAVRTLLSARRAPVLTHPVAEGAPLEPSGGRVALVGAGPGDPELITVKGWRLLTEAEVVVADRLVPGLLLDELRPDVELVDASKIPYGPSRAQEEINRILVDRALAGKVVVRLKGGDPYVFGRGGEELLACAEAGVPVTVVPGVTSAIAVPGVAGVPVTHRAVAHEFTVVSGHVAPDSPASLVSWESLAGLRGTLVILMGLKNLAAIAATLIAHGRPPTTPAAVIQEGTTATQRTLRSTLGTVAADVTAAALRPPAIVVVGDVVDALTAPPAPPFPPAP, encoded by the coding sequence GTGAGCGGGCCGGCCCGGGAGGGGTCGCCCAGCCCGTACCCGCTGGGGTTGCGGCTGGCCGGTCGGCGCGTGGTCGTGGTGGGCGGGGGAGCGGTGGCCACCCGGCGGGTGCCCGCGCTGCTCGACGCCGGCGCGGACGTCCTGCTGGTGGCGCCGGAGCTGACGCCGGCGCTGCGCGCGCACGCCGACGCCGGGCGGCTGCACTGGGAGCCGCGCCGGTTCGCCGTCGGCGACCTGGACGGCGCGTGGCTGGTGCAGGTGGCGGTGGACGACCGGGCCGCCGCGGCGGCGGTGAGCGCCGCCGCGGCCGAGCGGCGGGTCTTCTGCGTCCGGGCCGACGACCGGGCCGCGGCCAGCGCGTGGACGCCCGCGGTGACCCGTCACGGCCCGGTGACGGTGGCGGTCCTCGGCGGTGGCGACCCGCACCGTGCGATGGCCGTACGCGACGCCGTCCGCACCCTCCTGAGCGCAAGGAGGGCCCCCGTGTTGACGCATCCGGTAGCGGAGGGGGCCCCGCTTGAGCCGTCCGGCGGGCGGGTGGCGCTGGTGGGGGCCGGGCCCGGTGACCCGGAGCTGATCACCGTGAAGGGCTGGCGGCTGCTCACCGAGGCCGAGGTGGTGGTCGCCGACCGGCTCGTCCCCGGGCTGCTCCTGGACGAGCTGCGGCCGGACGTCGAATTGGTCGACGCGTCGAAGATCCCGTACGGGCCGTCGCGCGCCCAGGAGGAGATCAACCGGATCCTGGTGGACCGGGCCCTCGCCGGCAAGGTCGTGGTCCGGCTCAAGGGCGGCGACCCGTACGTCTTCGGGCGGGGCGGCGAGGAGTTGCTGGCCTGCGCCGAGGCCGGGGTGCCGGTGACCGTGGTGCCGGGGGTGACCAGCGCGATCGCGGTGCCGGGGGTGGCCGGGGTGCCGGTGACCCACCGGGCGGTGGCGCACGAGTTCACGGTGGTCTCCGGGCACGTCGCGCCGGACTCACCGGCCTCGCTGGTGAGCTGGGAGTCGCTGGCCGGCCTGCGCGGCACGCTGGTGATCCTGATGGGCCTGAAGAACCTGGCCGCGATCGCGGCGACGCTGATCGCCCACGGCAGGCCGCCGACCACTCCGGCCGCGGTGATCCAGGAGGGCACCACCGCGACCCAGCGCACCCTCCGCTCGACGCTCGGCACGGTGGCCGCCGACGTCACCGCCGCCGCGCTCCGCCCACCCGCCATCGTGGTCGTCGGCGACGTCGTGGACGCCCTGACCGCCCCGCCCGCCCCGCCCTTCCCGCCCGCCCCCTGA